A window of Microbacterium hominis genomic DNA:
GCGGCGCGGCCGTCGAGGCCCGCACGCGCAGCGCGGGAGCCGCGGGCGCGACGGAGTCGCCGCTCAGCACGGCGGCGACCACGCGGCGCGCCTCGCCGTCGAGATCGAGACCGACCGTCGTGAGCGCGGGCGTATAGAACGCCGCGTCGGGGGTGTCGTCGAATCCGGTGACGCTCACGTCGCGCGCGACCGACACCCCTGCCGCGCGCAGGCCCGCAGTGAGGCCGAGCGCCATCTGGTCGTTGGCGACCGCGACCGCGGTCGGCCCCTCGGGCGACGAGATCGCGGCCGCGACGTCGGCGGCGAGCGCGGCACCGGCTGCGGCCGTCCAGTCGCCGCTCCACCGCGGCCCCGGCATGACTCCGGCCGCCTCGAGCGCCCGATCGACGCCCGCGTCACGTGCGACCGCTTCGATCCAGTCGGCCGGGCCGGCGATGCGCGCGATGCGCCGATGCCCGAGGGCGAGCAGGTGCTCGACGGCGAGGGCCGCCCCCTCGGCCTGGCACGCAGCGCCCTCTCCCGCGTGCAGGGCCGCCAGCGGCACGTCCGGGTGGGCGGCCGCGAGCGCAGACAGGCTCCCGGCGTGCGGCGCGATCACGATGAGGCCGTCCACGCCCTGCGTGAGGAGCCGCCGGGCTGCGGCATCCACCGATACGGCGTCTCCGGCG
This region includes:
- a CDS encoding LacI family DNA-binding transcriptional regulator, coding for MSEAEPRRVGVREVARLAGVSTQTVSRVINDHPNIRPETRERVRAAMAALDYRVNNAARALGTRTTRTLGVIASDATLYGPSAGIAAVDAAAREAGRWTATAYADAGDAVSVDAAARRLLTQGVDGLIVIAPHAGSLSALAAAHPDVPLAALHAGEGAACQAEGAALAVEHLLALGHRRIARIAGPADWIEAVARDAGVDRALEAAGVMPGPRWSGDWTAAAGAALAADVAAAISSPEGPTAVAVANDQMALGLTAGLRAAGVSVARDVSVTGFDDTPDAAFYTPALTTVGLDLDGEARRVVAAVLSGDSVAPAAPALRVRASTAAPR